The following DNA comes from Saccharomyces cerevisiae S288C chromosome XIII, complete sequence.
TAAACTCTCTAATGGTGAAATATGTACCGCGGCAACAAGTAAGTTTACGTCTACTAATAATTTGTTGAATAAAGTAAGCCCAGAAACAAGCATCCATCTGGCCAGAATAATGTTTTCCTATATGTACTTACCAATTATGTAGTTGAAAAATCATACACAAATAATAGCACTATAAATAACGAGCAGGATATTTATAAAAGAGTTTAACAACAGAGTTCAGGATTGAATATTCTCAGTAACTGCGTAATACATATTGTTGGGATTTACGTTTTTTGCCTTAAACCCTGTTTAATATCTGTTTAGCAAAATGAAAAGCATATGGAAACCTCTTACGCACTGGAATTGATATGTTTTCTATTAATTAGGATAAACCGCTGAACAAGAACCTTTTTCATGGCATATCAAACTTTTTAACATTGGAAAATTAGAGAATAAGCTCAAGAGAGAGATGTACTGAAGTAGTTTTTTACCGCCGGATGAAGTGTTTCGCCTGCTGTTTGTTTCGACCCTGTGTATATGACCATTTAGGTAAAGCCACTTAATAGCCATCAAATATTGATCGAGTTCATATAAAGCTAAAGAGTAGGAAATATACCATCAATGGTGAGcacttatttttttttggatttagATGTGAGACatactaaaaaaaagttgctATCAAGCCTATAATTTGGCTACGTTGTCTTCCGgtgtttttcaattgatttAAGTTACAACACTCAAATCTGGGTAATTTGatcttttttaataattatTTTAGTGACATATAGTTCTTAGAGTTCGCAGATTTattttgtcattttttggATCGGCGTCTTATAAAATCAAGACATAATACATCCGCACATCGCGCATGTGTGGGTGTATATGCCCTTTTCACGATTTTTAAGTTGCGTCTCAAAATAGTTTCCGAGTTGGAAGCCtgagtttttcaaaacaataTAGGAATTAAAGGTATACGTCTTTGGATACATGTTATTTGAAATGGGGTAGAACTAGCACAACTGAAACCAAGAAAACACAGATCATAACTAACCGTTCAAGATGTTGATGCCaaagcaagaaagaaacaaaattcACCAATACTTGTTTCAAGGTATGTTTGCATTTTTTAGGTGAAATATGCAGTGATATGCTCCGAAATGGATAGCAAAGAtgataaatgaaaatacaATTAAATTGAACTTGAATATCATTAAAAGTGGTAGAAAACCGattgtttcaaaaagatCTTTGTGGACAAGTACGGCAGTGCATGAATCCGAAAGAAAAGTGCAACCTAAGCAGAATTCCATTATTTCACGCGTCCATTTTTATAATGTTTGAACTTTTGAGTCCTTATAGAAATGCTAATATTATGATCAAAGCGATTATATCATTTACTTTACAGTTTCCGGAGTTTCCGTATTATTGCAAAAGGACCACAAACAATTGAAATCATGATATCGtaagaaatattattactaaCAAGGAAGATCATTGAATTACGATCGCATATCGAAATAGAAGGTGTTGTCGTCGCTAAGAAGGATTTCAACCAAGCTAAGCACGAAGAAATTGATACCAAGAACTTGTATGTTATCAAGGCTTTGCAATCCTTGACTTCTAAGGGTTACGTTAAGACTCAATTCTCATGGCAATACTACTATTACACTTTGACTGAAGAAGGTGTTGAATACTTGAGAGAATACTTGAACTTGCCTGAACACATTGTCCCAGGTACCTacattcaagaaagaaaccCATCCCAAAGACCTCAAAGAAGATACTAAGTGCGTTGTTACGTTTAAGTAAACTATTTTCTATTTAATATTAGACtattctttattttgttcTCTCTCGTAATATATGTGGTTTTATGCATCAAATAAGTTTTTATCACTTTATTTCCTTTTACAATGTGTATTATTGTAAAATACTCACAATGTAATCTATTTTTTCAGGATGTGTTACGATGCAGACATGTTTTGTGCATGCTCTTTAGCATTGTTGTGCATTTTAGATTGTCGTCGTTTGTTTCTGTATGTGGTGTACGGATTATGTGTAACTGTATTAATTGTTCAAGATTCATTCATAATATTAACTAATGATCCCTTCAAGAACGCGccatatataaaatattcaaagTTAAACCTTCCAAAAATCATAGCGTTTCATCTATAGGCACAGCAAATCATGTCCCTGAGCTCCTGGAGGCAATTCCAGCTTTTCGAGAATATTCCCATAAGAGATCCTAATTTTGGAGGAGATTCCCTATTGTACTCGGACCCAACACTTTGCGCAGCTACAATAGTAGATCCTCAAACTCTGATCATAGCTgtaaattcaaatat
Coding sequences within:
- the RPS10B gene encoding 40S ribosomal protein eS10 RPS10B (Protein component of the small (40S) ribosomal subunit; homologous to mammalian ribosomal protein S10, no bacterial homolog; RPS10B has a paralog, RPS10A, that arose from the whole genome duplication; mutations in the human homolog associated with Diamond-Blackfan anemia), with translation MLMPKQERNKIHQYLFQEGVVVAKKDFNQAKHEEIDTKNLYVIKALQSLTSKGYVKTQFSWQYYYYTLTEEGVEYLREYLNLPEHIVPGTYIQERNPSQRPQRRY
- a CDS encoding uncharacterized protein (hypothetical protein), giving the protein MCIIVKYSQCNLFFQDVLRCRHVLCMLFSIVVHFRLSSFVSVCGVRIMCNCINCSRFIHNIN